In the Borrelia turicatae 91E135 genome, one interval contains:
- a CDS encoding undecaprenyl phosphate translocase family protein has product MISIYIKGLLIGIASIIPGVSGGTLALMLGIYYNIINSSANLIKLKKVKENTIFLGILSLGILTSTTILAKIFKSYILDGAIRETYLNVFFIGLITGSIFTLKKEIDIKTKINKHKESTKYLLFLIGLLTIIYLLILKTYDISLNISAYQDKSSIKYYLLIASSGIIGGSAMILPGLSGSLILLSLGTYKEIINIISQLNIKLCIIFGISTIIGTGTTILIIKKTINKHIVKFLYLSTGLILGSIINMLFIITKLNVQPNLMLNLSLSSLFITGIYINKLLKDRLNNLKTLNTENRT; this is encoded by the coding sequence ATGATAAGCATTTATATAAAAGGTTTACTAATTGGTATTGCAAGCATAATACCAGGAGTTTCAGGGGGTACTCTAGCCTTAATGCTAGGGATCTACTACAATATAATAAATTCATCTGCAAATTTAATAAAATTAAAAAAGGTAAAAGAAAATACAATTTTTCTTGGAATATTATCACTTGGCATATTAACTTCAACAACCATACTTGCAAAAATATTTAAAAGCTATATTTTAGATGGAGCAATAAGAGAAACATACTTAAATGTGTTTTTTATAGGATTAATCACAGGAAGCATATTCACATTAAAAAAAGAAATAGATATAAAAACAAAAATTAACAAGCATAAAGAAAGTACAAAATATTTATTATTTTTAATTGGATTGCTCACTATAATATATTTATTGATATTAAAAACTTACGATATATCACTAAACATATCAGCATATCAAGATAAAAGCTCGATTAAATATTACTTACTCATTGCCAGCTCAGGAATAATAGGTGGCAGTGCAATGATTCTACCGGGCCTTTCAGGTTCACTCATATTGTTAAGCCTTGGAACTTATAAAGAAATTATCAACATCATTTCACAACTCAATATAAAACTATGCATAATATTTGGAATATCCACAATAATAGGAACAGGAACTACAATACTAATAATAAAAAAAACAATAAACAAGCATATTGTAAAATTTCTCTACTTATCTACAGGTTTAATCTTGGGATCAATCATAAATATGCTATTTATTATAACAAAACTCAACGTACAACCTAATTTAATGCTTAATCTATCTTTAAGTAGCCTATTTATCACAGGAATCTATATAAATAAACTACTTAAGGATAGATTAAACAATTTGAAAACTTTAAATACCGAAAACCGGACTTGA
- a CDS encoding nucleoside triphosphate pyrophosphohydrolase family protein, producing MKLNEYQIKAKQTAKYKNKKEELILTTLGLAGETGEVVEKIKKLGRDKEYILDDEYLLAIKKELGDVLWYISNLSNNLGITLEDVAITNLEKLKKRHENGTINGEGDER from the coding sequence ATGAAATTAAATGAATATCAAATAAAGGCTAAACAAACTGCTAAATATAAAAATAAAAAGGAAGAACTAATTTTAACAACCCTTGGGCTTGCTGGCGAGACAGGTGAAGTTGTAGAAAAAATAAAAAAACTAGGTCGTGATAAAGAATATATCCTTGATGATGAATATTTATTGGCAATTAAGAAAGAACTTGGTGATGTGTTATGGTACATTTCAAATTTAAGTAATAATCTTGGAATAACACTTGAAGATGTTGCTATTACAAATTTAGAAAAATTAAAAAAAAGACATGAAAACGGCACAATTAATGGCGAAGGCGATGAAAGATAA
- a CDS encoding LysM peptidoglycan-binding domain-containing M23 family metallopeptidase: MSKFALLLEFVFFFLQFDCAYSYPVIKNFSNKDPIFYDLKSKIAKYNKRVQIPLFIYSYKVKEGDTFFKIANKVNGWQTSISTINLLDSPFLKAGEEILIPSKKGIFIIDNKEHRFNSLLLATRDLTKAEKIKVRQNNKICEFYFFDSLIQPELSYLSSTEMLFFLNSDFILPLKSFIISSDFGFRADPFTGIKDFHRGIDLAVPMNSLVFCSSYGVVVVVDYNDIYGNFVVVEHKNNIKSLYGHLSSYIVRKGDVLRTGDIIGRVGRTGRSTGPHLHFEILKKDAPVNPIKILK; this comes from the coding sequence TTGAGTAAATTTGCTCTTTTATTAGAATTTGTCTTTTTCTTTTTGCAGTTTGATTGTGCCTATTCTTATCCTGTGATAAAGAATTTTTCAAATAAAGATCCTATTTTTTATGATCTTAAGTCAAAAATTGCTAAATATAATAAAAGAGTACAAATTCCTTTATTTATTTATTCATATAAAGTTAAAGAAGGTGATACTTTTTTTAAGATTGCAAATAAAGTAAATGGTTGGCAAACTAGCATTTCAACAATTAATTTATTAGATTCTCCTTTTCTAAAGGCAGGAGAAGAGATCTTAATTCCTAGTAAAAAAGGCATTTTTATTATTGATAATAAGGAACATAGATTTAATAGTTTACTTTTAGCAACAAGGGATTTAACAAAAGCAGAAAAGATAAAGGTTAGACAAAATAATAAGATTTGTGAGTTTTATTTTTTTGATTCTTTGATACAACCAGAGTTAAGTTACCTCTCAAGTACAGAAATGCTTTTCTTTTTAAATTCTGATTTTATTTTGCCTTTAAAGAGCTTTATTATTAGCTCTGATTTTGGATTTAGAGCAGATCCGTTTACTGGTATTAAAGATTTTCATAGAGGTATAGATCTTGCAGTTCCAATGAATTCTTTGGTTTTTTGCTCATCTTATGGTGTTGTAGTTGTAGTTGACTATAATGATATTTATGGCAATTTTGTTGTGGTTGAACATAAAAACAATATTAAATCCCTTTATGGCCATCTTAGTTCTTATATTGTAAGGAAAGGAGATGTTTTAAGAACAGGGGATATTATTGGTAGGGTAGGTCGAACTGGTCGTTCAACAGGTCCCCATTTGCATTTTGAAATATTGAAAAAAGATGCACCTGTGAATCCTATTAAGATTTTGAAGTAG
- a CDS encoding sigma-54-dependent transcriptional regulator, whose amino-acid sequence MSKLLVADDEKNIREGIATYLEEEGYFVFTASDGKEALETIKNEKIDAIISDLRMPQISGEELLKIVKDKNPNIPFIILTAHGTVDSAVDAMREGAYDFLTKPVDLERLLLIIKRALNGKNDKRHENISQDNVIIRKDLNYYERIFGKSLIMQKTLELVKKIAKSKASVLITGESGVGKEVIADAIFDLSNRNDKPFIKVNCAALSESTLESELFGHEKGAFTGAISQKKGRFELADKGTIFLDEIVETSPEVQVKLLRVLQNRTFERVGGETTMQVDIRLLTATNKNIEEEIKKGRFREDLFYRLNIININIPPLRERKDDIPKLTKILIKDVASENNREEKSLSNDALKALYAYDWPGNIRELKNVLESALILSKEKQIVKDDLPPKIRNNTNQIVKIILPIGISLKEAEKEIIKQTLLHSKNNKSKCAEILKIGRKTLHNKITEYDIDSIKHN is encoded by the coding sequence ATGAGTAAACTACTGGTAGCAGATGATGAAAAAAATATACGAGAAGGAATAGCAACTTATCTAGAAGAGGAAGGTTATTTTGTATTTACTGCTAGTGATGGAAAAGAAGCACTTGAAACAATTAAAAATGAAAAGATCGATGCTATAATATCTGATCTTAGAATGCCCCAAATATCAGGAGAAGAACTACTTAAAATAGTAAAAGATAAAAACCCAAATATTCCCTTCATTATTCTTACAGCTCATGGAACTGTCGATTCAGCAGTCGATGCTATGCGAGAAGGTGCTTATGATTTTTTAACAAAACCTGTTGATCTTGAAAGACTGTTACTCATAATAAAGCGAGCCTTAAATGGTAAAAATGACAAAAGGCATGAAAACATATCCCAAGATAATGTCATAATTCGAAAAGATTTAAATTATTATGAACGTATATTTGGAAAATCACTTATAATGCAAAAAACTCTAGAACTTGTAAAAAAAATCGCAAAATCAAAAGCATCTGTCTTAATAACTGGAGAGAGTGGAGTTGGAAAAGAAGTAATAGCAGATGCCATATTTGACTTATCAAATAGAAATGACAAACCCTTCATCAAAGTCAATTGCGCTGCACTCTCTGAGAGCACACTTGAGAGTGAACTCTTTGGACATGAAAAAGGAGCATTCACAGGTGCAATATCTCAAAAAAAAGGCAGATTCGAATTAGCAGATAAAGGAACGATATTTTTAGACGAAATAGTAGAAACATCACCTGAAGTTCAAGTAAAACTACTAAGAGTGCTTCAAAATAGAACATTCGAACGAGTAGGTGGAGAAACTACTATGCAAGTTGATATTAGATTATTAACAGCAACAAACAAAAATATTGAAGAAGAAATTAAAAAAGGAAGGTTTAGAGAAGACTTGTTTTATAGGCTTAACATAATAAATATCAATATTCCTCCCTTAAGAGAGAGAAAAGACGACATACCAAAGTTAACAAAAATACTAATTAAAGATGTTGCAAGTGAAAATAATAGAGAAGAGAAAAGTCTCTCCAATGATGCGCTAAAAGCCCTTTATGCATATGATTGGCCAGGAAATATTAGAGAACTCAAAAATGTACTAGAGAGCGCCTTAATATTATCTAAAGAAAAGCAAATTGTAAAAGATGATTTACCTCCCAAAATTAGAAATAACACAAACCAAATAGTTAAAATTATACTACCAATAGGTATAAGCTTAAAAGAAGCAGAAAAAGAAATCATTAAACAAACACTTTTACACTCTAAGAATAATAAAAGCAAATGTGCCGAAATACTTAAAATAGGAAGAAAAACCTTACACAATAAAATAACAGAGTATGATATAGATTCAATAAAGCACAATTAA
- a CDS encoding two-component system sensor histidine kinase NtrB, translated as MSKFLKKTLTKLNKLSSDQKLKFIQDIYKKIEIYDGIFASINEGILVLDKLNNIIYLNKMLFQILVISPKYKLETLKDIQIPTLTNLIEELVTNEDKIIGFEVQISTNIYIKISFMPYVRDQKLEGNIILIEDIKDKKHKEELFRRAEALAAFTRHARNIAHEIKNPLGAIDINLQLLKKEIDRQSIKSTKANNYFKIIKEEINRMDKTVTDFLLTVRPIKIVPEKRNITDVIKSVYNLLNPELNNKDIKFLLNLKKVSPALIDEKLIRQVIINIVKNAEEALLESNKKTKKIEISIHENTEKIYIGIKDNGHGIKNETKDDIFKPQFSTKESGSGIGLTISYKIIKEHGGEIFVESKETKGTSFTITLPKLNTGKILIEGCLENE; from the coding sequence ATGAGCAAATTTTTAAAGAAAACCTTGACCAAATTAAATAAATTATCAAGTGATCAAAAACTTAAATTTATTCAAGATATCTATAAAAAAATAGAAATATACGATGGCATTTTTGCATCCATTAATGAAGGGATCCTAGTTCTTGATAAACTTAATAACATAATTTACCTAAACAAAATGCTATTTCAAATTTTAGTTATAAGTCCTAAATACAAACTAGAAACCCTTAAAGATATTCAAATTCCAACTCTAACAAACTTAATAGAAGAACTAGTAACAAACGAAGATAAAATAATAGGATTTGAGGTACAAATTTCAACAAACATATACATTAAAATATCATTTATGCCATACGTCAGAGATCAAAAGCTTGAAGGAAATATTATTTTAATTGAAGATATTAAAGATAAAAAACATAAAGAAGAACTTTTTAGAAGAGCTGAGGCTTTAGCTGCTTTTACAAGACATGCAAGAAATATTGCTCATGAGATTAAAAATCCGCTAGGAGCAATTGACATAAACTTACAACTACTCAAAAAAGAAATAGATAGACAAAGTATCAAAAGCACAAAAGCAAATAATTACTTCAAAATAATAAAAGAAGAAATAAATAGAATGGATAAAACTGTAACAGATTTTTTATTAACAGTGAGACCAATAAAAATAGTACCAGAAAAAAGAAATATTACTGACGTTATAAAAAGTGTCTATAACCTATTAAATCCAGAATTAAACAATAAAGATATTAAATTCCTACTCAATCTAAAAAAAGTAAGCCCTGCATTAATTGACGAAAAACTCATACGGCAAGTAATAATCAATATAGTAAAAAATGCAGAAGAAGCACTACTTGAATCAAATAAAAAGACAAAAAAAATAGAAATTTCTATTCACGAAAATACAGAAAAAATATACATTGGTATTAAAGATAATGGACATGGAATAAAAAATGAAACAAAAGATGATATATTCAAACCTCAATTTAGCACAAAAGAAAGTGGAAGTGGCATAGGACTAACTATTTCTTATAAAATAATTAAAGAACATGGGGGTGAAATTTTTGTGGAAAGTAAAGAGACAAAGGGAACATCTTTTACAATTACACTTCCAAAATTAAATACAGGCAAAATTCTAATTGAAGGATGTTTAGAGAATGAGTAA
- a CDS encoding CvpA family protein — MLVNDPFKITGIVDILIIIIFISLGFRGFLRGFIKEIAGFVEIFTLIFLIYNKTNDFKILISPILDLSYVQALLVFFLIIHIGFLILQALIESIINHLKLLFFNRLLGLILGLFEAFGIIAIVVYIIYSQQLFNPSYFLEESKLLKYLNPSINYLFKISKTQ; from the coding sequence ATGCTGGTTAACGATCCTTTCAAAATAACTGGTATAGTAGACATACTAATAATAATAATTTTTATATCACTAGGATTTAGAGGATTTTTACGGGGGTTCATCAAAGAAATTGCTGGATTTGTTGAAATTTTTACTTTAATATTTTTGATCTACAATAAAACCAATGATTTTAAAATATTAATATCACCTATTCTCGATTTATCATATGTTCAAGCACTACTAGTATTTTTTTTAATAATACACATAGGATTTTTAATCTTACAAGCATTAATCGAATCAATAATAAATCATCTTAAGTTATTATTTTTCAACAGGTTACTTGGACTAATACTTGGTTTATTTGAAGCCTTTGGAATAATTGCAATTGTAGTATATATAATATACTCTCAACAACTCTTTAATCCCAGCTACTTCTTAGAAGAAAGCAAATTGCTTAAATATCTAAATCCTAGCATAAACTATTTGTTTAAAATATCAAAAACACAGTAA